A section of the Callithrix jacchus isolate 240 chromosome 14, calJac240_pri, whole genome shotgun sequence genome encodes:
- the IL1A gene encoding interleukin-1 alpha, with protein sequence MAKVPDLFEDLKNCYSENEEYSSSIDHLSLNQKSFYDVNYGSHHEECMDQSVSLSISETSKTSKLTFKESVVIVSTNGKVLKKRRLTLNHSITDDDLEGIANDIEEEIIKPRSAPFSFLSNAKYNFNKTRKHQFILNVALNHQSVIQTNDQHLMTTALQNLDEAVKFDMDAYISSKDDDKDYVTLRISKTRLYVSAQDENQPALLKEMPEIPKTITADETNLLFFWETQGTKSYFRSVAHPDLLIATMQDSLVCLARGPPFITDFQILENQA encoded by the exons ATGGCCAAAGTTCCAGACCTGTTTGAAGATCTGAAGAACTGTTACAG TGAAAATGAAGAGTACAGTTCCTCCATTGACCATCTCTCTCTGAATCAG AAATCCTTCTATGATGTAAACTATGGCTCACACCATGAAGAATGCATGGATCAGTCTGTGTCTCTGAGTATCTCTGAAACCTCTAAGACATCCAAGCTTACCTTCAAGGAGAGTGTGGTGATAGTGTCAACCAATGGGAAGGTTCTGAAGAAGAGACGGTTGACTTTAAACCATTCCATCACTGATGATGACCTGGAGGGCATCGCCAATGACATAGAAGAAG AAATCATCAAGCCCAGGTCAGCACCTTTCAGCTTCCTGAGCAATGCAAAATACAACTTTAATAAGACCAGGAAACACCAGTTCATCCTGAATGTCGCCCTCAATCATCAAAGTGTAATTCAAACCAACGATCAGCACCTCATGACTACTGCATTACAAAATCTGGATGAAGCAG TGAAATTTGACATGGATGCTTATATATCATCAAAGGATGATGACAAAGATTATGTGACTCTAAGAATCTCAAAAACTCGATTGTATGTGAGTGCCCAAGATGAAAACCAACCAGCGTTGCTGAAG GAGATGCCTGAAATACCCAAAACTATCACAGCTGATGAGACCAACCTCCTCTTCTTCTGGGAAACTCAAGGAACTAAGAGCTACTTCAGATCAGTTGCCCATCCAGATTTGCTTATTGCCACAATGCAAGACAGTTTGGTGTGCTTGGCAAGGGGGCCACCCTTTATCACTGACTTTCAGATACTGGAAAACCAGGCTTAG